A segment of the Xenorhabdus bovienii SS-2004 genome:
CTTTTTTACTGCCGGGGATATGAATACCATTTTCCACAGAGTTCATTCTTCCGCCGATACCAATCTTATCCAAGAATTTCGGTCATGTATTAAATGATTAGATTAGGTATTAAAAATAATGTTCACGTTCAATAAAGGTTCCTATCACTTTATCGTGCATTTCTTCCGATTTTGAATACCCAATGGTTTTTCTATTCAGCCTTTTGATTCGGGTACGATGCGTTAAATTCGTTCTCTCTATACGCTGAGTAAACGCCTTTCCAGTCAAGTGCTCTTCCTCGGGAAGTGGGTCATAAACAACATAGTCATCCGTGCAGTAAAACCGAATAGTAAAGGAAGATAAGAGGGTAAGCAGCTTGTCTAACGTTTTTCGACTGCGATCGCCAAAAACATGAGCCACTATTCGCTTCAGGCGGGGTTCCCAAGCATACCAAAGCCAGCGTTGGTTTTTCTTATTGCCGACAAACGACCATTGCTCGTCGATTTCACAGACAATCTGGATGCCACATTCCGCAAGGGGAAGTGTCGTTACGTTTCGGGGTCTGAGGTTTTTAATGTTTTCATGACGGTGGCGGTGGCGACTTTCAGGATCCGAGCGGTGTCACGAATTCCCCCGTTATTCATCGCGATATCGACAATCTGTTCTTTAACGCCGGGTTTGCAGGCCTGATAGGTATACGCCAACTGAAAGACCTTACAGCAGCTATAACAGCGATAACGAGGATGTCCGCCATTTCCTTTCCCATGTCCTTTGACCTGTTCTG
Coding sequences within it:
- a CDS encoding IS1 family transposase (programmed frameshift), translating into MAKVDVYCRYCHKSEQVKGHGKGNGGHPRYRCYSCCKVFQLAYTYQACKPGVKEQIVDIAMNNGGIRDTARILKVATATVMKTLKNLRPRNVTTLPLAECGIQIVCEIDEQWSFVGNKKNQRWLWYAWEPRLKRIVAHVFGDRSRKTLDKLLTLLSSFTIRFYCTDDYVVYDPLPEEEHLTGKAFTQRIERTNLTHRTRIKRLNRKTIGYSKSEEMHDKVIGTFIEREHYF